A part of Jiangella alba genomic DNA contains:
- a CDS encoding threonine synthase, with the protein MKNEGANPTWSHKDRAMSAATTKAAESGAATVVAPSSGNAGLAAAAYAARAGLRAVVPTYGPLPPAFQALLEHFGAILVAADGFEGRSAMTRIGIDELGWYPVTFTDPRVGGNPYGNAGYKSLAYELARDLGDDLAAVVVPTSRADLMSGIARGFEELAAAGLIARRPAMVAAEASTGAAFSAALALDDPAEQDLVTVERQESAAFSIGSDSAHWQGLWALRTSGGWAVAVDEPVYLAEQVRLGRETGLAVEAAAAVAVAAAREVAQRAGGVVVAVSTSIAVKDPAVMAAARPAPVQLPADAGALAAHVEQVAAR; encoded by the coding sequence CTGAAGAACGAGGGCGCGAACCCGACGTGGTCGCACAAGGACCGCGCGATGAGCGCCGCGACCACCAAGGCGGCCGAGTCCGGCGCCGCCACGGTGGTGGCGCCGTCCAGCGGCAACGCCGGGCTGGCGGCCGCCGCCTACGCGGCGCGGGCCGGGCTGCGCGCCGTCGTCCCGACCTACGGGCCGCTGCCGCCGGCCTTCCAGGCGCTGCTGGAGCACTTCGGCGCCATCCTCGTCGCCGCCGACGGCTTCGAGGGCCGCTCCGCGATGACCAGGATCGGCATCGACGAGCTGGGCTGGTACCCGGTGACGTTCACCGACCCGCGGGTCGGCGGCAACCCGTACGGCAACGCCGGCTACAAGAGCCTCGCCTACGAGCTGGCCCGCGACCTCGGCGACGACCTCGCCGCCGTCGTCGTGCCGACCAGCCGGGCCGACCTCATGTCCGGCATCGCCCGCGGCTTCGAGGAGCTGGCCGCGGCCGGGCTGATCGCGCGGCGGCCGGCCATGGTCGCGGCCGAGGCGAGCACCGGCGCCGCGTTCAGCGCCGCGCTCGCCCTCGACGACCCGGCCGAGCAGGACCTCGTCACCGTCGAACGGCAGGAGTCGGCGGCGTTCTCGATCGGCAGCGACAGCGCGCACTGGCAGGGGCTGTGGGCGCTGCGCACCTCCGGCGGCTGGGCCGTCGCCGTCGACGAGCCCGTCTACCTGGCCGAACAGGTCCGCCTCGGCCGCGAGACCGGCCTGGCCGTCGAGGCCGCGGCCGCCGTCGCGGTGGCCGCGGCGCGTGAGGTGGCGCAGCGGGCCGGCGGCGTCGTCGTCGCCGTCTCGACCTCCATCGCGGTGAAGGACCCGGCCGTCATGGCCGCCGCGCGTCCCGCGCCGGTCCAGCTGCCCGCGGACGCCGGCGCGCTGGCCGCCCACGTCGAGCAGGTGGCGGCGCGATGA
- a CDS encoding aminopeptidase translates to MTVTDAGLDRAIGTVLDHCFAVRPGEHVLVVGDAATRDLAEAIWQGSRARDAEAVLLLIEERLDGEPARPVAGAMAAADVFIVATRQSLSHMNARKEATARGARGATLPGVTAAMLTRAMAVDLPALRARGLAAAELFTLAGTAHLTCPNGTDMWFRIGGRQGIADDGDLTAPQAFGNLPCGEAAISPATGHGRIAASSVTPAGILPEPMLLTVEDGQLTDATGPHGGAFLELLRSHGRDGTNLAELGVGTNDGAAFTGNVLEDEKVLGTAHVAFGASDAFGGTVYVPIHRDVVIVDPTLDVDGHRVLDAGHWLLDTDPTSAGGAR, encoded by the coding sequence ATGACCGTCACCGACGCCGGGCTGGACCGCGCGATCGGCACCGTCCTGGACCACTGCTTCGCCGTGCGGCCGGGCGAGCACGTGCTGGTGGTCGGCGACGCGGCGACCCGCGACCTGGCCGAGGCGATCTGGCAGGGCAGCCGGGCGCGCGACGCCGAGGCCGTGCTGCTGCTGATCGAGGAGCGCCTCGACGGCGAGCCGGCCCGGCCGGTCGCGGGCGCGATGGCCGCGGCGGACGTCTTCATCGTCGCGACCCGGCAGTCGCTGTCGCACATGAACGCCCGCAAGGAGGCGACGGCGCGTGGCGCGCGCGGCGCGACGCTGCCCGGCGTGACCGCGGCGATGCTGACCCGGGCGATGGCGGTGGACCTGCCGGCGCTGCGGGCCCGCGGCCTCGCCGCCGCCGAGCTCTTCACGCTGGCCGGGACGGCCCACCTGACCTGCCCGAACGGCACGGACATGTGGTTCCGGATCGGCGGCCGGCAGGGCATCGCCGACGACGGCGACCTGACCGCGCCGCAGGCGTTCGGCAACCTGCCGTGCGGCGAGGCGGCGATCTCGCCGGCGACGGGGCACGGCCGCATCGCCGCCAGCAGCGTGACGCCGGCCGGCATCCTGCCCGAGCCGATGCTGCTCACCGTCGAGGACGGGCAGCTCACCGACGCGACCGGCCCGCACGGCGGCGCGTTCCTGGAGCTGCTGCGCTCGCACGGGCGGGACGGCACCAACCTGGCCGAGCTGGGCGTCGGCACCAACGACGGCGCCGCCTTCACCGGCAACGTCCTGGAGGACGAGAAGGTGCTGGGCACCGCGCACGTGGCGTTCGGCGCGAGCGACGCGTTCGGCGGCACCGTCTACGTGCCGATCCACCGCGACGTCGTGATCGTCGACCCGACCCTCGACGTCGACGGCCACCGCGTCCTCGACGCCGGCCACTGGCTGCTCGACACCGACCCGACGAGCGCTGGAGGCGCCCGATGA
- a CDS encoding ABC transporter substrate-binding protein: MSRRVGRRALAVAAALAVTVLSGCAVEGQATDPAGETDRPLRIATTWAIGSLDPITEAYWAPEFGYGELLMRPTADGVVEPWLLESAEAVTPTEWELVLRDGVTFQNGSPCDADAVAAAINHQLANNPVLPPIVPGATAAATGPDTVVLTTSTPVSFLPALLAQEDMFPIYDVAAYESAAGDPQALVGLGMHTGPYRVTELTSSGMVLERYDDYWQGEPALPGVEVSFISDAQARVLAVQSGEVDVALYPPTESAGTLENSSAAHFVTGDGTLGPRLILNVQRSPMDEPAVRQALSAAIDYEEMANTVMNGFHDVAEGMYPMQLPYAVSNQAYDPDRAGQLLDQAGWVVGADGMRARDGVPLQLTLYTYRADPDLPAIAVALRSQLEESGIGIQIEELDDISSIYDGDTGWHIALFRTGYYGTSGAVVGVIHDYLTSDGSRNAGGIADPELDALADQLALAFDEEEQYDLLRQIQDIVMARQAYAIVVSVKRASAVVSDTWRDYEPSAVYLHLDWRTQP; this comes from the coding sequence ATGAGTAGACGAGTTGGACGGCGGGCGCTGGCGGTTGCCGCGGCCCTCGCCGTGACGGTCCTGTCCGGATGTGCCGTCGAAGGGCAGGCCACCGATCCGGCCGGTGAGACCGACCGGCCGCTGCGGATCGCCACGACCTGGGCGATCGGGTCGCTGGACCCGATCACCGAGGCGTACTGGGCGCCCGAGTTCGGCTACGGCGAGCTGCTGATGCGCCCGACCGCCGACGGCGTCGTCGAGCCGTGGCTGCTGGAGTCCGCGGAGGCGGTCACGCCCACCGAGTGGGAGCTGGTGCTGCGCGACGGCGTGACGTTCCAGAACGGCAGCCCGTGCGACGCCGACGCCGTCGCCGCCGCGATCAACCACCAGCTGGCGAACAACCCGGTGCTGCCGCCGATCGTGCCCGGCGCGACGGCCGCGGCCACCGGGCCGGACACCGTCGTGCTGACCACCTCGACGCCGGTGTCGTTCCTGCCCGCGCTGCTGGCGCAGGAGGACATGTTCCCGATCTACGACGTCGCCGCGTACGAGTCGGCGGCGGGCGACCCGCAGGCGCTGGTCGGGCTGGGCATGCACACCGGGCCGTACCGGGTGACCGAGCTGACGTCGTCCGGCATGGTGCTGGAGCGCTACGACGACTACTGGCAGGGCGAGCCCGCGCTGCCGGGCGTCGAGGTGTCGTTCATCTCCGACGCGCAGGCCCGGGTCCTGGCCGTGCAGTCGGGCGAGGTGGACGTCGCGCTCTATCCGCCCACGGAGTCGGCCGGCACGCTGGAGAACTCGTCCGCCGCCCACTTCGTCACCGGCGACGGCACGCTCGGCCCGCGGCTGATCCTCAACGTGCAGCGCAGCCCGATGGACGAGCCGGCTGTGCGGCAGGCGCTGAGCGCGGCCATCGACTACGAGGAGATGGCGAACACCGTCATGAACGGCTTCCACGACGTCGCCGAGGGCATGTACCCGATGCAGCTGCCGTACGCCGTGTCGAACCAGGCGTACGACCCGGACCGGGCCGGCCAGCTGCTGGACCAGGCCGGCTGGGTGGTCGGCGCCGACGGCATGCGGGCCCGAGACGGCGTGCCGTTGCAGCTGACGCTCTACACCTACCGCGCCGACCCGGACCTGCCGGCGATCGCCGTCGCGCTGCGCTCGCAGCTGGAGGAGTCGGGCATCGGCATCCAGATCGAGGAGCTGGACGACATCTCCTCCATCTACGACGGCGACACCGGCTGGCACATCGCGCTGTTCCGGACCGGCTACTACGGCACCAGCGGCGCCGTCGTCGGGGTGATCCACGACTACCTCACCTCCGACGGCTCGCGGAACGCCGGCGGCATCGCCGACCCCGAGCTGGACGCGCTCGCCGACCAGCTGGCCCTGGCGTTCGACGAGGAGGAGCAGTACGACCTGCTCCGGCAGATCCAGGACATCGTCATGGCCCGGCAGGCGTACGCGATCGTCGTCTCGGTGAAGCGCGCGTCGGCGGTGGTCTCCGACACCTGGCGGGACTACGAGCCGTCGGCCGTCTACCTGCACCTGGACTGGAGGACGCAGCCATGA
- a CDS encoding cupin domain-containing protein, which produces MRIQRRGEQAITAPQVHDGPGELTIDRYFPGVSRLPVSVHVWEFPPGAGEGPHTHDEDDSLAELYLVVRGSVRVTSGDETAELHEGDALYAAPGEEHGVLNHTDRPATLVLVWGPPAVTAPGSPTR; this is translated from the coding sequence ATGAGGATCCAGCGCCGCGGCGAGCAGGCGATCACGGCGCCGCAGGTGCACGACGGGCCGGGCGAGCTGACCATCGACCGCTACTTCCCCGGCGTCTCGCGGCTGCCGGTGTCGGTGCACGTCTGGGAGTTCCCGCCCGGCGCCGGCGAGGGCCCGCACACGCACGACGAGGACGACTCGCTCGCCGAGCTGTACCTCGTCGTCCGCGGGAGCGTGCGGGTCACGTCCGGCGACGAGACCGCCGAGCTGCACGAGGGCGACGCCCTCTACGCCGCGCCCGGCGAGGAGCACGGCGTGCTCAACCACACCGACCGGCCGGCGACGCTGGTGCTGGTGTGGGGGCCGCCCGCCGTCACAGCCCCAGGTTCGCCGACCCGGTGA
- a CDS encoding GntR family transcriptional regulator has product MTHTTEGAAGATATDLAYERLKRAILTCALAPGSELREALLAAQLGVGRTPVRGALGRLVQDGFVEVRPRKGYRVTDLKITDVNEVFELRLLLEPAACELAATRAPRPAITAMHYLAHAEYDHTDPASYERFIVDNREFHVRLAEAAGNHRLARSIRTLLEEMQRLFFLSLTREDTSSEQMHEHLELYDAIVAGDAERARRLSAEQIEQSRRRVIEALITGFSPATVTGSANLGL; this is encoded by the coding sequence TTGACACATACAACCGAGGGGGCGGCCGGAGCCACCGCCACAGACCTGGCGTACGAGCGCCTGAAGCGCGCGATCCTCACCTGCGCGCTGGCTCCGGGGAGCGAACTGCGCGAGGCGCTGCTGGCCGCTCAGCTGGGGGTCGGCCGCACGCCGGTGCGCGGCGCGCTCGGCCGGCTGGTGCAGGACGGCTTCGTCGAGGTCCGCCCGCGCAAGGGCTACCGGGTGACGGACCTGAAGATCACCGACGTGAACGAGGTGTTCGAGCTGCGGCTGCTGCTCGAGCCCGCGGCCTGCGAGCTGGCCGCCACCCGGGCGCCACGCCCGGCCATCACGGCGATGCACTACCTCGCCCACGCCGAGTACGACCACACCGACCCGGCGAGCTACGAGCGGTTCATCGTCGACAACCGCGAGTTCCACGTCCGGCTGGCCGAGGCCGCGGGCAACCACCGGCTGGCCCGCTCGATCCGCACGCTGCTCGAGGAGATGCAGCGGCTGTTCTTCCTCAGCCTGACGCGCGAGGACACCAGCAGCGAGCAGATGCACGAGCACCTCGAGCTGTACGACGCCATCGTCGCCGGCGACGCCGAACGCGCCCGCCGCCTCAGCGCCGAGCAGATCGAGCAGAGCCGCCGCCGCGTCATCGAGGCGCTGATCACCGGCTTCTCGCCGGCCACCGTCACCGGGTCGGCGAACCTGGGGCTGTGA
- a CDS encoding dipeptide/oligopeptide/nickel ABC transporter ATP-binding protein, which yields MTAPVVEGSGLSVTYGQRGHVHHAVVDLTVAVHPGEIVGVTGASGCGKSTTLRLLAGLEQPHAGTVRLGGADIWAEGRTPRPPRPGYVMPVFQDPVASLDRRWPIWRSVTEPLTVGRPRMSKQERMAAAREHLARLSLDHLDVRCLPTQLSGGQCQRVAIARALVAGPALVVADEPTASLDVTTAAGVTRVLREAADQGTALVIVSHDQDRLSVLADRILRMNRGRVVAEEVLRPLVHARRGTDE from the coding sequence GTGACGGCCCCCGTCGTCGAGGGCAGCGGGCTCTCGGTCACCTACGGCCAGCGCGGCCACGTCCACCACGCCGTCGTCGACCTGACCGTGGCGGTGCACCCGGGCGAGATCGTCGGCGTCACCGGGGCGTCGGGCTGCGGGAAGTCGACGACGCTGCGGCTGCTGGCCGGGCTCGAGCAGCCGCACGCGGGCACCGTCCGGCTCGGCGGCGCCGACATCTGGGCCGAGGGCCGCACGCCGCGGCCGCCGCGGCCCGGGTACGTGATGCCGGTCTTCCAGGATCCCGTGGCGAGCCTCGACCGGCGCTGGCCGATCTGGCGCTCCGTCACCGAGCCGCTCACCGTCGGGCGGCCGCGGATGTCCAAGCAGGAACGCATGGCCGCCGCGCGGGAGCACCTCGCCCGGCTGAGTCTCGACCACCTCGACGTGCGCTGCCTGCCGACGCAGTTGTCGGGCGGGCAGTGCCAGCGGGTGGCCATCGCCCGTGCCCTCGTGGCCGGACCGGCGCTCGTCGTCGCCGACGAGCCGACCGCCAGCCTCGACGTCACCACCGCGGCCGGCGTCACCCGGGTGCTCCGGGAGGCCGCCGACCAGGGCACGGCGCTCGTGATCGTGAGTCACGACCAGGACCGCCTGAGCGTCCTGGCCGACCGGATCCTGCGGATGAACCGCGGCCGCGTCGTCGCCGAAGAGGTGCTGCGGCCGCTCGTCCACGCGCGAAGGGGCACCGATGAGTAG
- a CDS encoding ABC transporter ATP-binding protein, which yields MTASTPAGVELLAIRDLRVTFRAAGRDVHAVRGADLSVAEGETLAVVGESGSGKSVTMMAALGLLPENAEVAGSIRLRGRELLAMDERELRSVRGAEIGVIFQDPMSSLNPVHTVSRQIAEAIRAHADVSRGAAHARAVELLGEVGIPDPRTRADDYPHQFSGGMRQRVMIAMALACSPRVLVADEPTTALDVTVQAQIVDLVDRIRRDRGMAVIWISHDLGVVAQLADRVTVMYAGRVVEQAPCADLFDAAVHPYTAGLLRAMPRLDAPAGSQLEVIPGGLPDPETQPEGCVFAPRCDHAHEPCAAARPTLLPLAAGGGHAVSCHRSGELSAGGGELAAVVGGPLPARVGPTLRAGTDNVRARGAAAGAAGPGPTAGAPDAASAAAPASPIVVALDELRVHYRGRSSWRRAAAPVRAVDGVTLDLERGRTLGLVGESGSGKSTLARALLGLERPSGGTVAFGGRVLDSMSAAGLRELRRTAQMVFQDPAASMNPALRVEDVVAEPLRINRRGTAAEQRARAAELLEVVELPRELGRRYPHQLSGGQRQRVAIARGLALDPQVLVCDEPVSALDVSVQAQIITLLSRLQAELGLSLLVISHDLAVIRTIAHRVAVMYLGQIVELGGRDDVFGRPRHPYTRGLLDAVPVPDPHRRSRPAPLAGDPPSPVAPPPGCRFHERCAFARPGLCDTTPPPLEEQRPGHWTACHLADEIAASPTPDPAQPATV from the coding sequence ATGACCGCCTCGACGCCCGCCGGCGTCGAGCTGCTGGCCATCCGCGATCTGCGGGTCACCTTCCGCGCGGCGGGCCGCGACGTCCACGCCGTCCGCGGCGCCGACCTGTCCGTCGCCGAGGGCGAGACGCTCGCCGTCGTCGGTGAGTCGGGCTCGGGCAAGAGCGTCACGATGATGGCGGCGCTCGGGCTGCTGCCGGAGAACGCGGAGGTGGCGGGGTCCATCCGGCTGCGCGGCCGCGAGCTGCTGGCGATGGACGAACGCGAGCTGCGCTCCGTGCGCGGCGCCGAGATCGGGGTGATCTTCCAGGACCCGATGTCGTCGCTGAACCCCGTGCACACCGTCAGCCGGCAGATCGCCGAGGCGATCCGCGCCCACGCCGACGTCTCCCGCGGCGCGGCGCACGCCCGGGCCGTCGAGCTGCTCGGCGAGGTCGGCATCCCCGACCCCCGCACCCGCGCCGACGACTATCCGCACCAGTTCTCCGGCGGGATGCGCCAGCGGGTCATGATCGCGATGGCGCTGGCCTGCTCACCTCGCGTACTGGTCGCCGACGAGCCCACCACCGCCCTCGACGTCACCGTCCAGGCCCAGATCGTCGACCTCGTGGACCGGATCCGCCGCGACCGCGGCATGGCGGTCATCTGGATCAGCCACGACCTCGGCGTCGTCGCCCAGCTCGCCGACCGCGTCACCGTCATGTACGCCGGCCGGGTCGTCGAGCAGGCCCCGTGCGCCGACCTCTTCGACGCCGCCGTCCACCCCTACACGGCCGGCCTGCTGCGCGCGATGCCGCGGCTGGACGCCCCGGCGGGGTCGCAGCTGGAGGTGATTCCGGGCGGCCTGCCGGACCCGGAGACCCAGCCCGAGGGCTGCGTGTTCGCCCCGCGCTGCGACCACGCCCACGAACCGTGCGCCGCCGCCCGCCCGACCCTGCTGCCGCTCGCGGCGGGCGGCGGCCACGCGGTCTCGTGCCACCGCTCCGGCGAGCTGAGCGCCGGAGGTGGCGAACTGGCCGCCGTGGTAGGTGGACCCCTCCCGGCCCGGGTGGGGCCCACCCTACGGGCGGGCACCGACAACGTCCGCGCGCGCGGAGCGGCGGCCGGCGCGGCCGGCCCGGGGCCCACCGCCGGCGCGCCCGACGCCGCCTCGGCCGCGGCTCCCGCGTCTCCGATCGTCGTCGCGCTCGACGAGCTGCGGGTGCACTACCGCGGCCGGAGCTCGTGGCGCCGCGCCGCCGCGCCGGTGCGGGCCGTCGACGGCGTGACGCTCGACCTGGAGCGCGGCCGGACGCTCGGGCTGGTCGGCGAGAGCGGGTCGGGCAAGTCGACGCTGGCGCGGGCGCTGCTCGGGCTCGAGCGGCCCAGCGGGGGCACCGTCGCGTTCGGCGGCCGCGTGCTGGACTCGATGAGCGCCGCCGGGCTGCGCGAGCTGCGTCGCACCGCGCAGATGGTGTTCCAGGACCCCGCCGCGTCGATGAACCCGGCGCTGCGGGTCGAGGACGTCGTCGCGGAGCCGCTGCGGATCAACCGCCGCGGCACCGCCGCCGAGCAGCGCGCCCGCGCCGCCGAGCTGCTGGAGGTCGTCGAGCTGCCGCGCGAGCTGGGCCGGCGCTACCCGCACCAGCTCAGCGGCGGGCAGCGGCAGCGGGTCGCGATCGCCCGCGGGCTGGCGCTGGACCCGCAGGTCCTCGTCTGCGACGAACCGGTGTCGGCGCTCGACGTGTCCGTGCAGGCGCAGATCATCACGCTGCTGTCGCGGCTGCAGGCCGAGCTGGGCCTGTCGCTGCTGGTGATCTCGCACGACCTGGCCGTCATCCGGACCATCGCGCACCGGGTGGCCGTCATGTACCTCGGCCAGATCGTCGAGCTGGGCGGCCGCGACGACGTCTTCGGCCGGCCGCGGCACCCGTACACGCGCGGCCTGCTCGACGCCGTCCCCGTCCCCGATCCGCACCGGCGGTCCCGTCCGGCACCCCTGGCCGGCGACCCCCCGAGCCCGGTGGCGCCCCCGCCGGGCTGCCGGTTCCACGAACGCTGCGCGTTCGCCCGGCCCGGGCTCTGCGACACGACTCCGCCACCGCTGGAGGAGCAGCGCCCCGGCCACTGGACGGCCTGCCATCTCGCCGACGAGATCGCCGCGTCGCCCACCCCCGATCCGGCCCAGCCGGCGACGGTCTGA